One genomic region from Nostoc sphaeroides encodes:
- the argB gene encoding acetylglutamate kinase, translated as MTDNDSEYIRQTEATRVRVLSEALPYIQQFAGRTVVVKYGGAAMKDSTLKDKVIRDIVFLSCVGLRPIVVHGGGPEINSWLDKLGIEPQFKNGLRVTDAATMDVVEMVLVGRVNKEIVALINQAGGLAVGLCGKDGNLFTARPQGQEGIGFVGEVSNVNIKILDTLASNGYIPVVSSVAADETGQAYNINADTVAGEIAAALGAEKLILLTDTSGILKDYKDQSTLIPKVDIREARELIANGIVSGGMIPKVSCCVRSLAQGVRAAHIIDGRIPHALLLEIFTDVGIGTMILGSQFM; from the coding sequence ATGACGGACAACGATTCTGAATACATCAGGCAAACTGAAGCCACTCGTGTACGTGTACTAAGCGAAGCACTACCTTATATTCAACAATTCGCCGGTCGCACTGTTGTTGTCAAATATGGTGGCGCAGCGATGAAAGATAGTACACTCAAAGACAAGGTTATCCGCGACATTGTATTCTTATCCTGCGTCGGCTTGCGTCCAATTGTAGTCCACGGTGGTGGCCCAGAAATTAACAGTTGGTTAGATAAGCTGGGCATCGAACCACAATTTAAAAATGGTCTGCGAGTCACTGATGCCGCCACAATGGATGTGGTGGAAATGGTTTTAGTTGGTCGAGTTAACAAAGAAATTGTCGCCCTAATTAACCAAGCAGGTGGATTGGCTGTAGGACTTTGCGGTAAAGACGGTAATCTATTTACAGCCCGTCCCCAAGGTCAAGAAGGCATCGGTTTTGTGGGGGAAGTCAGCAATGTGAATATCAAGATTTTGGACACCCTCGCTAGCAATGGCTATATTCCGGTAGTGTCCAGCGTCGCCGCAGACGAAACGGGGCAAGCTTATAATATTAACGCCGATACTGTAGCGGGAGAAATAGCTGCTGCACTAGGAGCAGAAAAGTTAATTTTACTGACTGACACCAGTGGAATTTTAAAAGATTACAAAGACCAATCTACTTTGATTCCGAAAGTAGATATTCGTGAAGCCCGCGAGTTGATTGCCAATGGTATAGTTAGCGGTGGGATGATTCCTAAAGTCAGTTGTTGTGTGCGATCGCTTGCTCAAGGAGTCCGTGCAGCACACATTATCGATGGTCGTATTCCCCACGCCCTATTACTCGAAATCTTTACTGATGTTGGTATTGGAACGATGATTTTGGGTTCGCAGTTTATGTAA
- a CDS encoding shikimate kinase — protein MSSLLQGVNLYLIGVMGVGKTTVGRLLAKELGYGFVDTDNIIAQATGESINQLFAQVGEAGFRQVESDVLSQVCAFTRLTIATGGGIVLRRENWGYLHHGLIVWLDTPVEIIYSRLAEDTTRPLLQDADPKGKLRSLLEQRTPLYSQADLHITEREGDTPEDVAKRILEGIPSVLKTQVSH, from the coding sequence GTGAGCAGCTTATTACAAGGAGTCAACTTGTACTTAATTGGGGTAATGGGCGTTGGTAAGACGACAGTAGGGCGCTTACTGGCAAAAGAATTGGGTTATGGGTTTGTGGATACCGATAATATTATTGCCCAAGCAACAGGCGAATCTATCAATCAGTTATTTGCACAAGTTGGTGAAGCAGGCTTTCGCCAGGTAGAAAGCGACGTACTTTCACAAGTTTGTGCTTTTACAAGGTTAACTATCGCAACCGGTGGGGGCATTGTACTGCGGCGAGAAAATTGGGGTTACTTGCACCACGGTTTGATAGTCTGGCTAGATACGCCAGTGGAGATAATTTACAGCCGTTTAGCTGAGGATACCACAAGACCACTGCTGCAAGATGCCGATCCTAAAGGGAAATTGCGATCGCTCCTCGAACAACGAACACCACTTTACTCTCAAGCCGATTTGCACATCACCGAGCGAGAGGGAGATACACCTGAAGACGTTGCCAAGCGAATACTTGAGGGAATTCCTAGTGTTCTCAAAACACAAGTTTCTCATTAG
- a CDS encoding transposase, whose translation MSITDGENHFIVDAPKFLRSAEHLIKKASKDKRRKRAPNRKKKIKASKRFKKAQLKVRKLNRKVANQRQNWVHQVAIEIVSSNSLIATEKLEVKNITAKAKRGKRKKQKAGLNKSILDVGFGMLRNAIKYKIEQIGGVFIEVPTRQVKPSQTCPKCGHQHKKTLDIRVHNCNACGYIQDRDIAAAEVMLYWAKGNLPGAGTVLADADVTSSTLRTRKKAGILKQLGQTKRQKSQGKLAKNDLGNVETPSSGEASLG comes from the coding sequence TTGTCAATTACTGATGGTGAGAATCATTTTATTGTTGATGCACCCAAGTTTTTGAGGAGCGCAGAACATTTAATCAAAAAAGCATCTAAGGATAAAAGGCGCAAACGTGCGCCGAATAGAAAGAAAAAAATAAAGGCTTCTAAACGGTTTAAAAAGGCTCAATTAAAAGTTAGAAAGCTTAACCGCAAGGTTGCAAATCAACGCCAGAATTGGGTTCACCAAGTTGCGATAGAAATAGTCAGCAGTAATAGCCTCATCGCAACTGAAAAGCTAGAAGTCAAAAACATAACCGCTAAAGCTAAAAGAGGCAAACGCAAAAAACAGAAGGCTGGGCTAAACAAGTCTATTCTTGATGTTGGATTTGGAATGCTACGCAACGCCATTAAGTACAAGATTGAGCAGATTGGTGGCGTATTTATAGAAGTCCCGACCCGACAGGTAAAACCATCTCAAACCTGTCCTAAATGTGGACACCAGCACAAGAAGACACTTGATATTAGAGTTCACAATTGTAATGCTTGTGGATATATCCAGGACAGAGATATAGCTGCTGCCGAAGTTATGCTTTACTGGGCTAAAGGTAATCTACCGGGGGCAGGAACTGTCCTCGCAGACGCTGATGTTACTAGCTCTACTTTACGCACCCGAAAAAAAGCGGGGATCTTGAAGCAACTGGGACAAACGAAGCGTCAGAAATCTCAAGGGAAGCTTGCTAAAAATGACTTGGGGAATGTAGAAACCCCAAGCTCAGGCGAAGCCAGCTTGGGGTAG
- a CDS encoding plasmid mobilization protein: MARTEKVIVRLTKQEKEKIEKYAKYLGVSMSEIIQDYIKLLPNKDC; this comes from the coding sequence ATGGCTAGAACGGAAAAAGTTATAGTGAGACTAACTAAGCAAGAAAAGGAAAAAATAGAGAAGTACGCAAAATATTTGGGTGTTTCAATGTCTGAAATAATCCAAGATTATATAAAATTATTGCCAAATAAAGATTGTTGA